A region of Crenobacter cavernae DNA encodes the following proteins:
- a CDS encoding 3-hydroxyacyl-CoA dehydrogenase/enoyl-CoA hydratase family protein: MSQSKFIVRKVAVLGAGVMGAQIAAHLVNAKVPTILFDLPAKEGDKNGIVVKALDGLKKQKPSPLAGKDRVQYIQPANYEEHLHLLKDCDLVIEAIAERMDWKADLYHKVAPYLGENTLFATNTSGLSINTLAEACPEAVRPRFCGVHFFNPPRYMHLVEIIPCVTSDAAMLDHLERFLVSTLGKGVIRAKDTPNFVANRIGVFSMLATIANAEKFGLRFDVVDDLTGPRLGRPKSATFRTADVVGLDTFAHVVKTMQDTLPDDPWHALFKSPEWLQKLIAAGALGAKTKAGIYKKDGKQMFVVDPARGDYVGSGEKGDDTVKDILKIADPAERFKKLRESEHPQAQFLWACFRDVFHYIGFHLADIANSARDVDFAIRWGFGWSVGPFETWQAAGWQQVAKWVDEDVKAGKALASAKLPAWVLEADRAGVHFADGSFDAASGKRIGRSTLDVYQRQLAPAKVLGEANAPLGETVFENDGVRAFTTSDEILVVSFKTKAHAIGPDVLDGLNTAIDIAEARFKGLVIWQTEEPFSVGADLSSMMPAFMMGDWDAIENTVRRFQATSMRLRYSQIPTVAATQGYVFGGGCEFAMHCDKVVAALESYVGLVEVGVGLLPGGGGCKEFALRASQEAKGDVLAALKDYFMAIATAQVGTSAIETQEIGFFKKTDVVVFNAYELLYVAKQQALALAESGYRPPLKVKSFPVAGRTGAASIKGQLVNMLEGHFISEHDFTIAGLIADVMTGGDVEAGTEVDEAWILELERKGFMQLLKNSKTQDRIANMLTTGKPLRN; this comes from the coding sequence ATGTCTCAATCCAAGTTCATCGTACGCAAGGTCGCCGTGCTCGGCGCCGGCGTGATGGGCGCGCAGATCGCCGCTCATCTCGTTAACGCCAAGGTGCCGACGATCCTGTTCGACCTTCCGGCCAAGGAAGGCGACAAGAACGGCATCGTCGTCAAGGCGCTCGACGGCCTGAAAAAGCAGAAACCGTCGCCGCTGGCGGGCAAGGATCGGGTGCAGTACATCCAGCCGGCCAACTATGAAGAGCATCTGCATCTTCTGAAGGACTGCGACCTGGTGATCGAGGCGATCGCCGAGCGCATGGACTGGAAGGCCGACCTCTATCACAAGGTGGCGCCGTACCTGGGCGAGAACACCCTTTTCGCGACCAACACCTCGGGCCTGTCGATCAACACCTTGGCCGAGGCCTGCCCGGAAGCTGTTCGCCCGCGCTTCTGCGGCGTCCACTTCTTCAACCCGCCGCGTTACATGCACCTGGTAGAGATCATCCCGTGCGTGACGTCCGACGCGGCGATGCTTGACCACCTCGAGCGCTTCCTGGTGTCGACGCTCGGCAAGGGCGTGATCCGCGCCAAGGACACGCCGAACTTCGTCGCCAACCGCATCGGCGTGTTCTCGATGCTGGCGACCATCGCCAACGCCGAAAAATTCGGCCTCCGCTTCGACGTCGTCGACGACCTGACCGGCCCGCGCCTCGGCCGCCCGAAGTCGGCCACCTTCCGCACCGCCGACGTGGTCGGCCTCGACACCTTCGCCCACGTCGTGAAGACGATGCAGGACACGCTGCCTGACGACCCATGGCATGCGCTGTTCAAGTCGCCCGAGTGGCTGCAGAAGCTGATCGCCGCGGGCGCGCTCGGCGCCAAGACGAAGGCCGGCATCTACAAGAAGGACGGCAAGCAGATGTTCGTGGTCGACCCGGCCCGCGGCGATTACGTCGGCTCGGGCGAGAAGGGCGACGACACGGTCAAGGACATCCTGAAAATCGCCGACCCGGCCGAAAGGTTCAAAAAGCTGCGCGAGAGCGAGCACCCGCAGGCGCAGTTCCTGTGGGCGTGCTTCCGCGACGTGTTCCACTACATCGGCTTCCACCTGGCCGACATCGCCAACTCGGCGCGCGACGTCGACTTCGCGATCCGCTGGGGCTTCGGCTGGAGCGTCGGCCCGTTCGAGACCTGGCAGGCCGCCGGCTGGCAGCAGGTTGCCAAGTGGGTCGACGAGGACGTGAAGGCCGGCAAGGCGCTGGCCTCGGCCAAGCTTCCGGCCTGGGTGCTCGAAGCCGACCGTGCCGGCGTGCACTTCGCCGACGGCTCCTTCGATGCGGCCAGTGGCAAGCGCATCGGCCGTTCGACGCTCGACGTCTACCAGCGTCAGCTCGCGCCGGCCAAGGTGCTCGGCGAGGCGAACGCGCCGCTCGGCGAGACCGTGTTCGAGAACGACGGCGTGCGCGCCTTCACCACCAGCGACGAGATCCTCGTGGTGTCGTTCAAGACCAAGGCGCACGCGATCGGCCCCGACGTGCTCGACGGCCTCAACACCGCCATCGACATCGCCGAGGCGCGCTTCAAGGGCCTGGTGATCTGGCAGACCGAAGAGCCGTTCTCGGTCGGCGCCGACCTGTCGTCGATGATGCCGGCGTTCATGATGGGCGACTGGGACGCAATCGAGAACACCGTGCGCCGCTTCCAGGCTACGTCGATGCGCCTGCGCTACAGCCAGATCCCTACCGTCGCCGCGACGCAGGGCTACGTGTTCGGCGGCGGCTGCGAGTTCGCGATGCACTGCGACAAGGTGGTCGCCGCGCTCGAATCCTACGTCGGCCTGGTCGAGGTCGGCGTCGGCCTGCTGCCGGGTGGCGGCGGCTGCAAGGAGTTCGCGCTGCGCGCTTCTCAAGAGGCCAAGGGCGACGTGCTCGCCGCGCTGAAGGATTACTTCATGGCGATCGCCACCGCCCAGGTCGGCACCAGCGCGATCGAGACGCAGGAGATCGGCTTCTTCAAGAAGACCGACGTCGTCGTGTTCAACGCCTACGAACTGTTGTACGTCGCCAAGCAGCAGGCGCTCGCGTTGGCCGAGTCCGGCTACCGCCCGCCGCTGAAGGTCAAGAGTTTCCCAGTCGCCGGCCGCACCGGCGCGGCGTCGATCAAGGGCCAGCTTGTCAACATGCTCGAAGGCCATTTCATCTCCGAGCACGACTTCACCATCGCCGGCCTGATCGCCGACGTGATGACCGGCGGCGACGTGGAGGCCGGCACCGAAGTCGACGAGGCGTGGATCCTCGAGCTGGAACGCAAGGGCTTCATGCAGCTGCTGAAGAACAGCAAGACGCAGGACCGCATCGCCAACATGCTGACCACCGGCAAGCCGCTGCGCAACTAA
- a CDS encoding acetyl-CoA C-acyltransferase yields MTKQVQEAYIVAATRTPVGKAPRGMMRHVRPDDMLAHVIKGALAQVPTIDPALISDCVVGCAFPEAEQGLNMARIGVLLAGLPNTVGGLTINRYCSSGINAVQIAADRVRMGEADVVIAAGAESMSLVPMMGNKVALNPEIFAKDENYAIAYGMGLTAEKVAQQWNVSREDQDAFAVESHRRALAAIESGAFKAEISPLDVTYRIPDLETGEVQHVAKTLDTDEGPRLDTSLEGLAKLKTVFDAKGSVTAGNSSQMSDGAGAVIIVSEKVLKQYKLTPIARYVTFSVKGVPPEIMGIGPKEAIPAALRQAGLSLSDIKWMELNEAFAAQALAVIRDLDLDTSIINPHGGAIALGHPLGATGAIRAATLIHGMKGRGETGYGMVTMCIGTGMGAAGILEIL; encoded by the coding sequence ATGACCAAGCAAGTTCAGGAAGCTTACATCGTCGCGGCGACCCGCACGCCGGTCGGCAAGGCGCCGCGCGGCATGATGCGCCACGTGCGTCCGGACGACATGCTCGCCCACGTGATCAAGGGCGCTTTGGCGCAGGTGCCGACGATCGATCCGGCGCTGATCTCCGACTGCGTCGTCGGCTGCGCCTTCCCTGAGGCGGAGCAGGGCCTCAACATGGCGCGTATTGGCGTGCTGCTCGCCGGCCTGCCGAACACCGTCGGCGGCCTCACCATCAACCGTTACTGCTCTAGCGGCATCAATGCGGTGCAGATCGCCGCCGACCGCGTGCGCATGGGCGAGGCCGACGTGGTGATCGCCGCCGGCGCCGAGTCGATGTCGCTGGTGCCGATGATGGGCAATAAGGTCGCGTTGAACCCGGAAATCTTCGCCAAGGACGAGAACTACGCGATCGCCTACGGCATGGGCCTGACCGCCGAGAAAGTGGCTCAGCAGTGGAACGTCAGCCGCGAAGACCAGGACGCGTTCGCGGTCGAATCGCATCGCCGCGCGCTGGCCGCGATCGAAAGCGGCGCGTTCAAGGCGGAAATCTCGCCGCTCGACGTGACCTACCGCATTCCTGACCTGGAAACCGGCGAAGTCCAGCATGTCGCCAAGACGCTGGACACCGACGAAGGCCCGCGCCTCGACACCTCGCTCGAGGGCTTGGCCAAGCTGAAGACCGTGTTCGACGCCAAGGGCTCGGTGACCGCCGGCAACAGTTCGCAGATGTCCGACGGCGCCGGCGCGGTGATCATCGTGTCGGAAAAGGTGCTCAAGCAGTACAAGCTGACACCGATCGCGCGCTACGTGACCTTCTCGGTCAAGGGCGTGCCGCCGGAGATCATGGGGATCGGCCCGAAAGAGGCGATCCCGGCCGCCTTGCGCCAGGCGGGCTTGTCGCTGTCCGACATCAAGTGGATGGAACTGAACGAAGCGTTCGCCGCGCAGGCGCTGGCGGTGATCCGCGACCTCGACCTCGATACTTCGATTATCAACCCGCACGGCGGCGCGATCGCGCTCGGCCACCCGCTGGGCGCGACCGGCGCGATCCGCGCGGCGACGCTGATCCACGGCATGAAGGGTCGCGGCGAGACCGGCTACGGCATGGTGACGATGTGTATCGGTACCGGCATGGGCGCCGCCGGCATCCTGGAAATCCTGTAA
- a CDS encoding PilZ domain-containing protein: protein MFDLKKLVSSLVNRNGPQSSIAQSATTLVNELPEAEYAGALVEIVKSIAKINAETDISLKERLKTLLYIDERAHVIHEHLCDDFLAGKAGVKSFLPSILAYLQELSKAYSICLKLHQGNPQAVLAADIRLATARALNHQMRLTLWNALSYLNSDGLLWQQGYRFYLSAEEQGCDRQPLKLYESDREETTCEHILLRGAMLQLAQTDNLRPAEIVAVERLLYSLAGCTRLEKQPNLVDEPVFLLNLETPAAPQPMRRGTLGRGVRYWSGQPLANRLADIMLDLDKGLPSILTQTRLRFSQNEWVQLCSKLATRWARDGGLSLRKSERSPQMKSVAVDVGFERIAFLAKVQNAYPTGEDGSEEWRLQDVSQTGMGLNYFGRHLDKLALGRLLMMREQDSNPRLGVIRRISRENSGNARVGVELFGHSPIGVSLTDPALPDMDPQNGLYITQPNSADGKRWFLLPKGLAEPHRELVLTVQGQSYQIRLKEPLQPFGDCSHSDFDTLARL from the coding sequence ATGTTTGACTTAAAGAAGCTGGTCAGCTCACTGGTCAACCGCAACGGGCCGCAATCGTCCATCGCACAATCTGCCACGACGCTCGTCAACGAGCTACCCGAGGCGGAGTACGCGGGCGCGTTGGTCGAGATTGTCAAGTCGATCGCCAAGATCAACGCCGAAACCGACATCTCGCTCAAGGAACGCTTGAAGACGCTGCTCTATATCGACGAGCGCGCCCATGTCATCCACGAACACCTGTGCGACGATTTCCTCGCCGGCAAAGCCGGCGTCAAAAGCTTTCTGCCGAGCATTCTCGCCTACCTGCAGGAATTGTCGAAGGCCTATTCGATCTGCCTGAAGCTTCACCAGGGCAACCCGCAGGCCGTGCTCGCCGCCGACATCCGGCTGGCGACCGCGCGCGCGCTGAACCACCAGATGCGGCTCACGCTATGGAACGCGCTCAGCTACCTGAACTCCGACGGCCTGCTGTGGCAGCAAGGTTACCGCTTCTACCTGTCGGCCGAGGAACAGGGCTGCGACCGCCAGCCCCTCAAGCTCTACGAGAGCGACCGCGAAGAGACCACCTGCGAGCACATCCTGTTGCGCGGCGCGATGCTGCAGCTGGCGCAGACCGACAACCTGCGCCCGGCCGAGATCGTCGCGGTCGAGCGGCTGCTGTACAGCCTCGCAGGCTGCACCCGGCTCGAGAAACAGCCGAACCTGGTCGACGAACCCGTCTTTCTGCTCAATCTCGAAACACCGGCCGCGCCGCAGCCGATGCGCCGCGGCACGCTCGGCCGTGGAGTGCGCTACTGGTCGGGCCAGCCGCTGGCCAACCGGCTCGCCGACATCATGCTCGACCTCGACAAGGGGCTGCCGTCCATCCTGACGCAGACCCGGCTCAGGTTCAGCCAGAACGAGTGGGTACAACTGTGCTCCAAGCTCGCGACGCGCTGGGCGCGCGACGGCGGCCTGTCGTTGCGCAAATCCGAACGTTCGCCGCAGATGAAGAGCGTCGCCGTCGACGTCGGCTTCGAACGGATCGCCTTCCTCGCCAAGGTGCAAAACGCCTACCCGACCGGCGAGGACGGCTCCGAGGAATGGCGCCTCCAGGACGTCAGCCAGACCGGCATGGGCCTCAATTACTTCGGACGCCACCTCGACAAACTGGCGCTCGGTCGCCTGCTGATGATGCGCGAACAGGATAGCAACCCGCGGCTCGGCGTGATCCGCCGCATCTCGCGCGAGAACTCGGGCAATGCGCGCGTCGGCGTCGAGCTGTTCGGCCACTCTCCGATCGGCGTCTCGCTGACCGACCCGGCGCTGCCCGACATGGACCCGCAGAACGGCCTCTATATCACGCAGCCGAACTCGGCGGACGGGAAACGCTGGTTCCTGCTGCCCAAAGGCTTGGCCGAGCCGCACCGCGAGCTGGTGCTCACGGTTCAGGGCCAGTCCTACCAGATCCGCCTGAAGGAGCCGCTGCAGCCATTCGGCGACTGCTCGCACAGCGACTTCGACACGCTCGCCCGCCTGTAG
- a CDS encoding LysR family transcriptional regulator ArgP: MLDPKHLEALAAVVDSGGFDKAADRLFITQSAVSQRIRQLEERLGQPVLTRTLPVGTTALGRRLLQHYRQIHLLESELFDTLESQTQGAGWTRIAIGVNNDSLATWFLEAVAPVCLAHRVLFDVVLDDQDYTLELMRQGHVLACVSTREKPIQGGECQPLGVMRYHGMASPAYVRSHFPDGVRAECFAQAPAIVFSNKDDMQTEYLARVADYHGDYPRLTLPSPQSILEAVRLGLGWSMVPATMAGAALARGELVDLDPNHTIDLALYWHHWRGESRLMRALATELARSAGAALLPMAH; the protein is encoded by the coding sequence ATGCTCGATCCGAAACACTTGGAAGCGCTCGCCGCCGTCGTCGACAGCGGCGGTTTCGACAAGGCGGCCGACCGGCTGTTCATCACGCAATCGGCGGTGTCGCAGCGCATCCGCCAGCTAGAGGAGAGGCTCGGCCAACCCGTGCTGACGCGCACGCTGCCGGTCGGCACGACCGCGCTCGGCCGCCGGCTGCTGCAGCACTACCGGCAGATCCACCTGCTGGAGTCGGAACTGTTCGACACGCTCGAAAGCCAGACGCAGGGCGCCGGCTGGACGCGCATCGCGATCGGCGTGAACAACGACAGCCTCGCGACGTGGTTCCTCGAGGCGGTCGCGCCGGTCTGCCTCGCGCATCGCGTGCTGTTCGACGTCGTGCTCGACGACCAGGACTACACGCTCGAGCTGATGCGCCAGGGCCATGTGCTCGCCTGCGTCAGCACGCGCGAAAAACCGATCCAGGGCGGCGAGTGCCAACCGCTGGGCGTGATGCGCTATCACGGCATGGCATCGCCCGCCTATGTGCGAAGCCACTTCCCCGACGGCGTGCGCGCCGAATGCTTCGCCCAAGCGCCGGCCATCGTGTTCAGCAACAAGGACGACATGCAGACCGAGTACCTCGCGCGCGTCGCCGACTACCATGGCGACTACCCCCGCCTGACGCTGCCGTCGCCGCAGAGCATCCTCGAGGCGGTACGGCTGGGGCTGGGCTGGAGCATGGTGCCGGCGACGATGGCCGGAGCCGCTTTGGCGCGCGGCGAACTCGTCGACCTCGACCCGAATCATACGATCGACCTCGCGCTCTACTGGCACCACTGGCGCGGCGAATCGCGGCTGATGCGAGCACTCGCCACCGAGCTCGCGCGATCTGCCGGCGCGGCCCTGCTGCCGATGGCACACTAG
- a CDS encoding LysE/ArgO family amino acid transporter codes for MDFAVYLSALGITASQIVGIGPQNAFVIRQGIGRSHILPIVAICIACDILLISAGVLGMGGWISGHPLLMRWVVWLGAAFIAWLGVKSLRSAFTPKKLDSAGEVEREKRTAVRSILVVTLLNPYVWLDTVVLIGSVSSVYGAAGKLSFILGAASASCLWFLGIGLGAGRLAPWFESEKSWRVLDGVIAAVMFFTATLLVVNFGLPG; via the coding sequence ATGGACTTCGCCGTCTACCTTTCCGCCCTCGGCATCACCGCCAGCCAGATCGTCGGCATCGGCCCGCAGAACGCCTTCGTCATCCGCCAGGGCATAGGCCGCAGCCATATCCTGCCCATCGTTGCGATCTGTATCGCCTGCGACATCCTGCTGATTTCCGCCGGCGTGCTCGGCATGGGCGGCTGGATCTCGGGCCATCCCTTGCTGATGCGCTGGGTGGTGTGGCTCGGCGCCGCCTTCATCGCCTGGCTCGGCGTGAAGTCGCTGCGCTCGGCGTTCACGCCGAAGAAGCTCGACAGCGCCGGCGAAGTCGAGCGCGAGAAGCGCACCGCGGTGCGCAGCATCCTGGTGGTGACGCTGCTCAACCCCTATGTCTGGCTCGATACCGTGGTGCTGATCGGCAGCGTGTCGTCGGTGTACGGCGCCGCCGGCAAGCTGTCGTTCATCCTCGGCGCGGCGAGCGCGTCCTGCCTGTGGTTCCTCGGCATCGGCCTCGGGGCAGGACGGCTGGCGCCGTGGTTCGAGTCGGAAAAGAGTTGGCGCGTGCTCGACGGCGTGATCGCGGCGGTGATGTTCTTTACGGCGACGCTGCTCGTCGTCAATTTCGGCCTGCCCGGCTGA
- the prmB gene encoding 50S ribosomal protein L3 N(5)-glutamine methyltransferase, translating into MYSQAADTLVTVRDLLRFAVSRFNEAGIFYGHGTTNAYDEAAFLVLKTLNLPVDRLEPFLDAKLLPREVKDVLELVERRAVEKVPVAYLTHEAWQGDFSFYVDERVLVPRSFIYELLGAPLTPWIEHPELVHRALDLCTGSACLAIQLAHHYPDADVDAVDLSLDALEVASVNVRDYGLEERVQLIHTDLFEGIEETYDLIVSNPPYVDEDSMDELPDEYRHEPEMALGSGEDGLDHTRAILETAADRLNPKGVLLVEIGHNRDVLEAAYPQLPFVWLETSGGDGFVFLLTREDLVEAGLGQPSEEETAAE; encoded by the coding sequence ATGTACAGCCAAGCCGCCGACACCCTCGTCACCGTGCGCGACCTGCTGCGTTTTGCCGTATCGCGCTTCAACGAAGCCGGCATCTTCTACGGCCACGGCACGACCAACGCCTACGACGAAGCCGCCTTCCTCGTCCTCAAGACGCTGAACCTGCCGGTCGACCGGCTCGAACCCTTCCTCGACGCGAAGCTGCTGCCGCGGGAAGTCAAAGACGTCCTCGAACTCGTAGAGCGCCGCGCGGTCGAGAAGGTGCCGGTCGCCTACCTGACGCACGAGGCGTGGCAGGGCGACTTCAGCTTCTACGTCGACGAACGCGTGCTGGTGCCGCGCTCCTTCATCTACGAGCTCCTGGGCGCGCCGCTGACGCCGTGGATCGAGCATCCGGAACTCGTTCACCGCGCGCTCGACCTGTGCACCGGTTCGGCGTGCCTGGCGATCCAGCTCGCGCACCACTATCCGGACGCCGACGTCGACGCGGTCGACCTGTCGCTCGACGCGCTCGAAGTCGCCAGCGTCAACGTGCGGGACTACGGCCTCGAAGAGCGCGTGCAGCTGATCCACACCGACCTGTTCGAGGGCATCGAGGAGACCTACGACCTGATCGTGTCCAACCCGCCCTACGTCGACGAAGACTCGATGGACGAACTGCCCGACGAATACCGCCACGAGCCCGAGATGGCGCTCGGCTCGGGCGAGGACGGCCTAGACCACACGCGCGCCATCCTCGAGACGGCCGCCGACCGCCTCAATCCGAAGGGCGTGCTGCTGGTCGAGATCGGCCACAACCGCGACGTGCTCGAAGCCGCCTACCCGCAGCTGCCCTTCGTCTGGCTCGAGACCAGCGGCGGCGACGGCTTCGTTTTTCTGCTGACGCGCGAAGATCTGGTCGAAGCGGGGCTCGGCCAACCCTCTGAAGAGGAGACCGCCGCCGAGTAA
- a CDS encoding phosphomannomutase/phosphoglucomutase, giving the protein MATLSKDIFKAYDIRGVVGKTLTTDAARLIGRAIGSEARSKAVKAIVIGRDGRLSGPDLAEALADGIRATGVDVIDVGRVATPMLYFAAHELGTLSGVMVTGSHNPPDYNGFKMMLAGDTLAGDAIQSLYERINDQDFVDGEGEYRTHDIAEAYLSRIVGDIKLTRAMNIVVDCGNGVPGAFAPVLYRRLGCRVRELFCEVDGTFPNHHPDPAKPENLKDVIDALAKTDAELGLAFDGDGDRLGVVTKDGTIIWPDRQLMLYAADVLERNPGAKVIYDVKSTRLLAPWIRDNGGEPVMARTGHSFIKAAIKETGALIAGEMSGHVFFKERWYGFDDGLYAGARLLEILSRVDDPSALLNALPNAISTPELNLKMAKEGDNHALIARLQKSATFDGADEVITLDGLRVEYPDGFGLARASNTTPVIVLRFEADDEQALERIKADFRRVLAAETRAKLPF; this is encoded by the coding sequence ATGGCGACCCTATCCAAAGACATCTTCAAGGCCTACGACATCCGCGGCGTCGTCGGCAAGACGCTGACGACCGATGCCGCCCGCCTGATCGGCCGCGCGATCGGCAGCGAGGCGCGCTCGAAAGCCGTCAAGGCGATCGTGATCGGCCGCGACGGCCGTCTGTCCGGCCCCGACCTCGCCGAGGCGCTGGCCGACGGCATCCGCGCCACCGGCGTCGACGTGATCGACGTCGGCCGCGTCGCGACGCCGATGCTGTACTTCGCCGCCCACGAACTGGGCACCTTGTCCGGCGTGATGGTCACCGGCAGCCATAACCCACCCGACTACAACGGCTTCAAGATGATGCTCGCCGGCGACACGCTGGCCGGCGACGCGATCCAGTCGCTCTACGAGCGCATCAACGACCAGGACTTCGTCGACGGCGAAGGCGAGTACCGCACGCACGACATCGCAGAGGCGTACCTCTCGCGCATCGTCGGCGACATCAAGCTGACGCGTGCGATGAACATCGTCGTCGACTGCGGCAACGGCGTGCCGGGCGCGTTCGCGCCGGTGCTGTACCGCCGCCTCGGCTGCCGCGTGCGCGAGCTGTTCTGCGAGGTCGACGGCACCTTCCCGAACCACCATCCGGACCCGGCCAAGCCCGAGAACCTGAAGGACGTGATCGACGCGCTCGCGAAGACCGACGCCGAACTCGGCCTCGCCTTCGACGGCGACGGCGACCGCCTCGGCGTGGTCACCAAGGACGGCACCATCATCTGGCCCGACCGCCAGCTGATGCTCTACGCCGCCGACGTGCTCGAGCGCAACCCGGGCGCCAAGGTGATCTACGACGTGAAATCGACTCGCTTGCTGGCGCCGTGGATCCGCGACAACGGCGGCGAGCCGGTGATGGCGCGCACCGGTCACAGCTTCATCAAGGCGGCGATCAAGGAGACCGGCGCGCTGATCGCCGGCGAGATGAGCGGCCATGTGTTCTTCAAGGAACGCTGGTACGGCTTCGACGATGGTCTGTACGCCGGCGCACGCCTGCTGGAAATCCTGTCGCGCGTCGACGACCCGAGCGCACTCTTGAACGCGCTGCCGAACGCGATCTCGACGCCGGAGTTGAACCTGAAGATGGCGAAGGAAGGCGACAACCACGCGCTGATCGCCCGCCTGCAGAAAAGCGCCACCTTCGACGGCGCCGACGAGGTCATCACCCTCGACGGCCTGCGCGTCGAATACCCGGACGGCTTCGGCCTGGCGCGCGCGTCGAACACCACGCCGGTGATCGTGCTGCGCTTCGAGGCCGACGATGAGCAGGCGCTCGAACGCATCAAGGCCGACTTCCGCCGCGTTCTCGCGGCCGAGACCCGCGCCAAGCTGCCGTTTTAA
- the trpD gene encoding anthranilate phosphoribosyltransferase, translated as MITPQAALNRLIDQNELFYDEMLDLMRQIMKGEVSPVLIAAILVGLRVKTESVSEIAAAATIMREFATPVPVADRTHLLDIVGTGGDKAHTFNISTTTMFVAAAAGARVAKHGGRAVSSSSGSADVLESLGIRLDLTPEQVGLAIDTVGAGFMFAPNYHSAMRHVAPIRKELGVRTIFNILGPLTNPAQAECQLMGVFHPDLVGIQARVLKQLGSRHVLVVHGRDGLDEITTADKTLVAELKDGQVTEYELDPTRYGFPLIEDLKPVRVDTAEQSRAMVLSVLAGDEGPHRDIVLLNAGAALYAADVAADIGEGIERARAAIDSGAARAKLDELVAYGRSL; from the coding sequence ATGATCACGCCCCAGGCCGCCCTCAACCGTCTGATCGACCAGAACGAACTCTTCTACGACGAAATGCTCGACCTGATGCGCCAGATCATGAAGGGCGAGGTGTCCCCGGTGCTGATCGCCGCGATCCTGGTCGGCCTCAGGGTCAAGACCGAGTCGGTGTCGGAGATCGCCGCCGCGGCGACGATCATGCGCGAGTTCGCGACGCCGGTGCCGGTCGCCGACCGCACCCATCTGCTGGACATCGTCGGCACCGGCGGCGACAAGGCGCATACCTTCAATATCTCGACGACGACGATGTTCGTCGCCGCGGCGGCCGGCGCGCGCGTCGCCAAACACGGCGGCCGCGCGGTGTCGTCGAGCTCGGGCAGCGCCGACGTGCTCGAATCGCTCGGCATCCGGCTCGATCTGACGCCGGAACAGGTCGGGCTAGCAATCGACACGGTCGGCGCAGGTTTCATGTTCGCGCCGAACTACCACAGCGCGATGCGCCATGTCGCGCCGATCCGCAAGGAACTCGGCGTGCGCACCATCTTCAACATCCTGGGGCCGCTGACCAACCCGGCGCAGGCCGAATGCCAGCTGATGGGCGTGTTCCACCCCGACCTCGTCGGCATCCAGGCGCGCGTGCTGAAGCAACTCGGCAGCCGTCACGTGCTCGTCGTGCATGGCCGCGACGGCCTCGACGAGATCACGACCGCCGACAAGACGCTGGTCGCCGAACTCAAGGACGGTCAGGTGACCGAATATGAGCTGGACCCGACGCGCTACGGCTTCCCACTGATCGAAGACCTGAAGCCGGTCCGCGTCGACACGGCCGAGCAATCGCGCGCGATGGTGCTGTCGGTGCTCGCAGGCGATGAAGGCCCGCACCGCGACATCGTGCTGCTCAACGCCGGCGCCGCGCTGTACGCCGCCGACGTCGCCGCCGACATCGGCGAAGGCATCGAGCGCGCGCGCGCCGCGATCGACAGCGGCGCCGCCCGCGCCAAGCTCGACGAGCTGGTCGCCTACGGCCGCTCGCTGTAA
- a CDS encoding aminodeoxychorismate/anthranilate synthase component II, translated as MLLMIDNYDSFTYNLVQYFAELGQEVKVFRNDEITLDEIAALKPNYLVVSPGPCTPHEAGVSVAAIERFAGEIPLLGVCLGHQSIGQAFGGKVVHAQQLMHGKTSPVRHNDVGVFRGLPNPVTCTRYHSLVVERASLPDCLEVTAWTDDGEIMGLRHKTLPVEGVQFHPESILTEHGHAMLSNFLKEFA; from the coding sequence ATGCTTCTGATGATCGACAACTACGACAGCTTCACCTACAACCTGGTGCAGTACTTCGCCGAGCTTGGCCAGGAGGTGAAGGTGTTCCGCAATGACGAGATCACCCTCGACGAAATCGCCGCGCTGAAGCCCAACTATCTGGTGGTGTCGCCCGGTCCGTGCACGCCGCACGAGGCCGGCGTGTCGGTCGCTGCGATCGAACGCTTCGCCGGCGAAATCCCCTTGCTCGGCGTCTGCCTCGGCCACCAGAGCATCGGCCAGGCCTTCGGCGGCAAGGTGGTCCACGCGCAGCAACTGATGCACGGCAAGACCTCGCCGGTGCGCCACAACGACGTCGGCGTGTTTCGCGGCCTGCCCAACCCGGTGACGTGCACCCGCTACCACAGCTTGGTTGTCGAGCGCGCGAGCCTGCCCGACTGCCTCGAAGTGACCGCGTGGACCGACGACGGCGAGATCATGGGCTTGCGCCACAAGACGCTGCCGGTCGAAGGCGTGCAGTTCCACCCCGAGTCGATCCTGACCGAGCACGGCCACGCGATGCTGTCGAACTTTCTGAAGGAATTCGCTTGA